In Chloroflexota bacterium, one genomic interval encodes:
- a CDS encoding pilus assembly protein, with protein sequence MRAQLFKHQSGQGLVEYALIIMFVVIVVVAILGLMGPAIGNMYSQINNGFS encoded by the coding sequence ATGCGAGCCCAATTGTTCAAACATCAGTCCGGGCAAGGGCTGGTCGAGTATGCGCTGATCATTATGTTCGTCGTCATCGTCGTGGTGGCGATTCTCGGGCTGATGGGACCCGCGATTGGCAATATGTACAGCCAGATCAACAACGGTTTTTCGTAG
- a CDS encoding twin-arginine translocation signal domain-containing protein, with the protein MATEKLVEAIARQIDRRDFLKKLGAGTVGALLAFLGLSRPAFAHFYHYACCHLCWPAGSTSCSTCVWCWNCQHEDGWWYSCCECHSTNDGCPTSACENVEHSYYYRLGMAPSR; encoded by the coding sequence ATGGCTACAGAAAAGTTAGTTGAAGCAATTGCTAGGCAAATTGACCGCAGGGATTTTCTCAAAAAGCTAGGTGCTGGTACCGTTGGTGCGCTATTGGCGTTCTTAGGGCTGAGTCGGCCTGCCTTCGCACATTTCTACCATTACGCGTGCTGCCATTTGTGTTGGCCGGCTGGATCAACCAGCTGCAGCACCTGTGTATGGTGTTGGAACTGCCAGCATGAGGATGGTTGGTGGTACTCATGCTGTGAGTGCCACAGCACCAATGACGGCTGTCCGACCAGTGCCTGCGAAAATGTTGAGCACTCGTACTATTATCGACTGGGAATGGCGCCCAGCCGATAA
- a CDS encoding ComEC/Rec2 family competence protein, producing MTARVPPLIPVCVAFLIGIALAGSGWLPAAWMLATLGMLGLLALAALAIQRPGAGLAVVCAAAALLGWSRYMLAEPAGPDPLERLHNQGKVTMHGTVVQPPDAREHATNLIVEVSQITSTLKTGTITPTLVLVKALRFSDITYGDVVTLTGELRQPPTGVDFSYRDYLARQGIHSLIEYAVIRRVASGQGNPFFAALYGVRDSAQGIIEHSLPEPQASLLSGILLGQDQGIPRDTVAAFQRTSTTHIIAISGYNISLVAGFLATLGGVLLHRRRVALFVLGGIAAYALFVGGGASVVRAAIMGALLVIGPALGRQSYAPNALAAAALAMAVQSPFIVWDIGFQLSAGATLGILLFAAPLSDALSHWIAQHVTQPALATGLGLLAADTTVTIAAMLAVEPLIVYYFHGLSLVSLPVNLLILPVQPAVIGFGTLVVLGGWLHPLLGQALGWLAWLPLTWTIAIVEWWARLPFASFDAGRVPPQAVAAYYAVLAGIVWLGVQRTQPRPVVANGTRRIAVAALAALAAAVILAWFAVFAQSDTRLHVWFLDVGQGDAVLVRTPSGRFALIDGGPSPQAAVEALGRQMPFYRRDLSLIVLTRATDDHVAGLVPVAERYAVAQVIAPDVAHGTTAVRRWSAALKDRGVSVMTAADGVVAELGDGVHIAIAHAGKDEEGLTVRLEYAAFSIHFDGDGATPAPGEAATVLRIGAHGGARKGNAQLLRDVQPTFAVISVGGDNRSGDPAPETLQVLADAGATLYRTDRHGTIEFISDGGRLWVTSQK from the coding sequence ATGACTGCTCGCGTACCGCCACTCATTCCCGTTTGCGTCGCGTTTCTGATCGGCATTGCGCTGGCCGGAAGCGGCTGGCTGCCCGCCGCATGGATGCTGGCGACGCTTGGCATGCTCGGGTTGTTGGCGTTGGCCGCGCTGGCGATACAACGGCCGGGTGCAGGGCTGGCCGTCGTGTGCGCGGCGGCCGCACTGCTCGGCTGGAGCCGGTATATGCTGGCGGAGCCGGCCGGCCCTGATCCGCTCGAACGGCTGCACAATCAGGGCAAAGTGACCATGCATGGCACGGTGGTGCAGCCGCCGGATGCGCGAGAGCACGCTACGAACCTCATCGTTGAAGTCTCGCAGATCACCTCCACGCTCAAAACCGGCACCATCACGCCGACGCTCGTGCTGGTGAAGGCGCTTCGCTTTAGCGACATCACTTACGGCGACGTCGTCACGCTGACCGGCGAGTTGCGCCAACCGCCGACGGGCGTGGACTTCTCCTATCGCGACTATCTGGCGCGGCAGGGCATTCACTCACTGATCGAGTACGCCGTGATCCGGCGCGTCGCGTCCGGGCAAGGCAATCCGTTCTTCGCCGCGTTGTACGGCGTGCGCGACAGCGCGCAGGGCATCATCGAGCACAGCCTGCCCGAGCCGCAGGCATCGCTGCTGTCCGGCATCCTGCTCGGGCAAGACCAGGGCATCCCGCGCGATACGGTCGCGGCGTTCCAGCGCACGAGCACGACGCACATCATCGCCATTTCGGGTTACAACATTTCGCTCGTCGCCGGGTTCCTCGCCACGCTGGGCGGTGTGCTGCTGCACCGCCGGCGCGTCGCGTTGTTTGTGCTCGGCGGGATCGCGGCGTATGCGCTGTTCGTCGGCGGCGGCGCGTCGGTCGTGCGCGCGGCGATCATGGGCGCACTGCTCGTGATCGGCCCGGCGCTGGGCCGGCAGAGCTACGCGCCGAATGCGCTGGCAGCCGCCGCGCTGGCGATGGCGGTGCAGTCGCCGTTCATCGTGTGGGACATCGGCTTTCAGCTCTCGGCCGGGGCGACGCTCGGCATCCTGCTGTTTGCCGCGCCGTTGTCGGACGCGCTGTCGCACTGGATCGCGCAGCACGTGACCCAGCCCGCGCTCGCGACCGGTCTCGGACTGCTGGCTGCCGACACCACCGTGACGATCGCGGCGATGCTGGCCGTCGAGCCATTGATCGTGTATTACTTCCACGGCCTGTCGCTCGTGAGCCTGCCGGTAAATCTGCTGATCTTGCCGGTGCAGCCGGCTGTGATCGGCTTCGGTACGCTGGTCGTGCTCGGCGGGTGGCTGCATCCGCTGCTGGGCCAGGCGCTCGGCTGGCTGGCGTGGCTGCCGCTGACATGGACGATCGCCATCGTAGAGTGGTGGGCGCGCCTGCCATTTGCCTCGTTCGATGCGGGTCGCGTGCCGCCGCAAGCGGTCGCCGCTTATTACGCAGTGCTGGCCGGCATCGTGTGGTTAGGCGTGCAGCGCACCCAGCCGCGCCCAGTCGTCGCAAACGGAACACGGCGCATCGCTGTCGCGGCACTGGCGGCGCTCGCTGCAGCGGTGATACTGGCCTGGTTCGCCGTCTTCGCGCAGTCGGACACGCGACTGCATGTCTGGTTCCTTGACGTCGGGCAGGGCGATGCGGTGCTGGTGCGCACGCCGTCCGGCCGCTTTGCGCTGATCGACGGCGGGCCCAGTCCGCAGGCAGCGGTGGAAGCGCTCGGACGTCAGATGCCGTTCTACCGGCGCGACCTGTCGCTGATCGTGCTGACGCGCGCAACCGACGACCACGTGGCGGGACTGGTGCCCGTGGCCGAGCGCTATGCGGTTGCACAGGTGATTGCGCCTGATGTGGCACACGGCACGACGGCCGTGCGCCGCTGGAGCGCGGCGCTGAAGGACAGGGGCGTTTCAGTTATGACAGCGGCCGACGGCGTTGTGGCTGAACTGGGCGACGGCGTGCACATTGCCATCGCACACGCCGGCAAGGATGAGGAGGGGTTGACGGTGCGCCTGGAGTACGCCGCATTCAGCATTCACTTTGACGGCGATGGCGCAACACCCGCGCCGGGCGAGGCGGCGACGGTGCTGCGCATCGGCGCGCACGGCGGCGCGCGCAAGGGAAATGCGCAACTGCTGCGCGACGTACAGCCGACATTCGCCGTCATCTCGGTTGGCGGCGACAACCGTTCCGGCGATCCTGCGCCGGAGACGCTTCAGGTGCTCGCCGACGCCGGCGCAACGCTCTACCGCACCGACCGGCACGGCACGATCGAGTTCATCAGCGATGGCGGGCGCCTGTGGGTGACAAGCCAGAAGTAA
- a CDS encoding helix-hairpin-helix domain-containing protein produces the protein MPESRAHPPYPLIAGVLCLLAALGVAVFVFVSRQPPAPEPVRLVTLTPRPSPAPTYTPNPTALPRIVVQVSGAVKQPGVYRIEAGARVSDAVTAAGGVTDDADVSHFNLARKAIDGELIIVPRIGETPVAQSPGSTAPTTAAPRTGKVNINTADAAELDTLPGIGPELAQRIIAYRQAHGPFARIEDLDNVSGIGPSTLERLRDLITVQ, from the coding sequence ATGCCTGAGTCGCGTGCGCACCCTCCCTATCCCCTCATCGCCGGTGTCCTGTGCCTGCTGGCCGCGCTGGGCGTAGCCGTCTTTGTCTTCGTGTCGCGCCAGCCCCCGGCACCGGAGCCGGTTCGGCTCGTCACCCTCACGCCACGCCCATCGCCGGCCCCGACCTATACCCCGAACCCGACCGCCCTGCCGCGCATCGTCGTTCAGGTGAGCGGCGCGGTCAAACAGCCGGGTGTGTATCGCATTGAGGCGGGCGCGCGCGTGAGCGACGCCGTGACCGCGGCGGGCGGCGTGACCGACGACGCTGACGTGTCACACTTCAACCTGGCGCGCAAAGCGATCGACGGGGAACTGATTATCGTGCCGCGTATCGGCGAGACGCCCGTCGCACAGTCGCCGGGCAGCACAGCCCCCACCACCGCCGCACCGCGCACCGGCAAGGTGAACATCAACACGGCGGATGCGGCAGAGCTGGACACGCTGCCGGGCATCGGGCCGGAACTGGCCCAGCGCATCATCGCCTACCGGCAGGCGCACGGGCCATTTGCACGTATCGAGGACCTCGACAACGTGTCGGGCATCGGTCCGTCAACCCTCGAGCGGCTGCGCGACCTGATTACGGTGCAGTGA